One region of Pyramidobacter sp. YE332 genomic DNA includes:
- a CDS encoding DUF6485 family protein, with protein sequence MIHGNEKTQNRVLFCTCTDVKCPNHPSNHNRGCNPCIAKNLALGEIPTCFFKKVDPEYRGPGYFMKDFAALVMRKNETENERQGPHTIS encoded by the coding sequence ATGATTCACGGGAACGAGAAAACGCAAAATCGGGTTCTTTTTTGTACGTGTACGGACGTAAAATGTCCGAACCATCCGAGTAACCATAATAGAGGGTGCAATCCGTGTATCGCCAAAAATCTTGCGCTGGGCGAGATCCCGACCTGCTTCTTTAAGAAAGTTGACCCGGAATACAGGGGACCGGGGTACTTTATGAAGGATTTTGCTGCATTGGTCATGCGTAAGAACGAAACCGAAAATGAACGCCAAGGGCCTCATACTATTTCTTGA
- a CDS encoding DUF255 domain-containing protein yields MSCCGKTGYNANGDLKDWKVFRQKTLELALTKNDPDFTEYVGGVSDKAWAHILEENFFTPEKAMERLWGFYRTDILPYRHEEQ; encoded by the coding sequence ATGAGCTGCTGCGGCAAAACCGGCTACAACGCCAACGGCGATCTGAAAGACTGGAAGGTCTTCCGTCAGAAGACGCTCGAACTGGCGCTGACGAAAAACGATCCCGACTTTACGGAATACGTCGGCGGCGTCAGCGACAAAGCCTGGGCGCACATCCTCGAAGAAAACTTCTTCACCCCCGAAAAGGCGATGGAACGCCTGTGGGGATTTTACCGCACCGATATTCTGCCCTACCGACACGAGGAACAATAG
- a CDS encoding sulfide/dihydroorotate dehydrogenase-like FAD/NAD-binding protein translates to MFKILSKSAFAANEFDIWVDAPQIARNGRAGQFCVLRVNETGERIPLTVAEYDREGGRIRMIFQTVGKTTTALGRLNEGDCIHDILGPLGTPSEVKKYGTVLMIGGGVGIAALFPIIKALKEAGNKVITILGGRTKDLVIMMDECAKYSDELIVTTDDGSYGVKGVVTTAMDMLAQRGEKIDYCWAIGPSIMMKFASLKAKELQIPCWVSLNPIMIDGTGMCGCCRVTVNDKIRFACVDGPEFDGWGVNWNEFMTRLRQYKDEEKISLDKYKSEVGE, encoded by the coding sequence ATGTTCAAGATTCTTTCCAAGAGCGCCTTTGCGGCCAACGAATTCGACATCTGGGTCGACGCGCCGCAGATCGCTCGCAACGGACGTGCCGGACAGTTCTGCGTCCTGCGCGTGAACGAGACGGGGGAACGCATTCCTTTGACCGTCGCCGAGTACGACCGCGAGGGCGGCCGCATCCGCATGATCTTCCAGACCGTCGGCAAAACGACCACGGCTCTTGGCAGGCTCAACGAAGGCGACTGCATCCACGACATTCTCGGTCCCCTGGGCACGCCCAGCGAGGTCAAGAAATACGGCACGGTGCTCATGATCGGCGGCGGCGTCGGCATCGCGGCGCTGTTCCCCATCATCAAGGCTCTCAAGGAAGCCGGCAACAAAGTCATCACCATCCTCGGCGGGCGCACCAAGGACCTCGTCATCATGATGGACGAGTGCGCTAAGTACTCCGACGAATTGATCGTCACCACCGACGACGGTTCGTACGGCGTCAAGGGCGTCGTCACCACGGCCATGGACATGCTCGCTCAGCGCGGCGAAAAGATCGACTACTGCTGGGCCATCGGACCTTCCATCATGATGAAGTTCGCCTCGCTGAAGGCGAAGGAACTGCAGATCCCCTGCTGGGTCTCGCTCAATCCCATCATGATCGACGGCACCGGCATGTGCGGCTGTTGCCGCGTCACCGTCAACGACAAGATCCGTTTCGCCTGCGTCGACGGTCCCGAGTTCGACGGCTGGGGCGTGAACTGGAACGAGTTCATGACCCGTCTGCGCCAGTACAAGGATGAAGAGAAGATCTCTCTCGACAAGTACAAAAGCGAGGTTGGTGAATAA
- the gltA gene encoding NADPH-dependent glutamate synthase, whose translation MAISPKKTPISEQDPKVRAHNFKEVCLGYTPEEAMQEAARCLHCKNAPCIKGCPVAIHIPDFIAAIKDGDFEKSFDILSQSTALPAVCGRVCPQEKQCEGVCTVGRMKDRATGMNNEPVAIGKLERFAADWKAAQPAVKPEPVPYNGKGKVAVIGSGPSSLTVAGDLAKLGYKVTIFEALHLPGGVLMYGIPEFRLPKAIVQHEIDNIRALGVDVEVNVVASRTVTVEEIQKNFDAVYIATGAGTPKFAGTPGTNLNGVFSASEYLTRINLMHGYEFPAYDTPAKKSKHVAVIGGGNVAMDAARSALRLGAESVTVLYRRSVDELPARIEEYHHAVEEGVKFEFLTAPTEYIAYSGDDKNEMGKLVGVKCQRMELGEPDASGRRSPKPIEGSEFTLEIDTVIEAIGQSSNKVLLNAWPELKTNKRGYIEADEATGGATSIEGVYAGGDIVTGAATVILAMGAGKTAAQAIDEYLTAKAAK comes from the coding sequence ATGGCCATTTCTCCGAAAAAGACCCCTATTTCCGAGCAGGATCCCAAGGTCCGCGCCCATAACTTCAAAGAAGTCTGCCTCGGTTACACCCCCGAAGAAGCGATGCAGGAAGCCGCCCGCTGCCTGCACTGCAAAAACGCCCCCTGCATCAAGGGCTGCCCCGTCGCCATCCATATCCCCGATTTCATCGCCGCGATCAAGGACGGCGATTTCGAAAAGTCGTTCGACATCCTCAGCCAGTCCACGGCCCTGCCCGCCGTCTGCGGCCGCGTCTGCCCTCAGGAAAAGCAGTGCGAGGGCGTCTGCACCGTGGGACGCATGAAGGACCGCGCCACGGGTATGAACAACGAGCCCGTCGCCATCGGCAAGCTCGAGCGCTTCGCCGCCGACTGGAAAGCGGCGCAACCTGCCGTCAAGCCCGAACCCGTTCCCTATAACGGCAAGGGCAAAGTGGCCGTCATCGGCTCCGGTCCCTCCAGCCTCACCGTGGCCGGCGATCTGGCCAAGCTGGGCTACAAGGTCACCATTTTCGAAGCCCTGCACCTGCCCGGCGGCGTTTTGATGTACGGCATCCCCGAATTCCGTCTGCCCAAGGCGATCGTGCAGCACGAGATCGACAACATCCGGGCGCTCGGCGTCGACGTCGAAGTCAACGTCGTCGCCAGCCGCACCGTCACCGTCGAAGAGATCCAGAAGAACTTCGACGCCGTCTACATCGCCACCGGCGCCGGCACGCCCAAGTTCGCCGGCACGCCCGGCACCAACCTGAACGGCGTCTTCTCCGCCAGCGAATATCTGACCCGCATCAACCTGATGCACGGTTACGAGTTCCCCGCCTACGACACGCCGGCCAAGAAGTCCAAGCACGTGGCCGTCATCGGCGGCGGCAACGTCGCCATGGACGCCGCCCGCTCGGCCCTGCGCCTTGGCGCCGAGAGCGTGACGGTGCTCTACCGCCGCTCCGTGGACGAGCTGCCCGCCCGTATCGAAGAGTATCATCACGCCGTCGAAGAGGGCGTCAAGTTCGAGTTCCTCACCGCTCCGACAGAGTACATCGCCTACAGCGGCGACGACAAGAACGAAATGGGCAAGCTGGTCGGCGTCAAGTGCCAGCGCATGGAGCTGGGCGAACCCGACGCTTCCGGCCGCAGAAGCCCCAAGCCGATCGAAGGCAGCGAGTTCACGCTCGAAATCGACACCGTCATCGAAGCCATCGGACAGAGTTCCAACAAAGTCCTGCTGAACGCCTGGCCCGAGCTGAAGACCAACAAGCGCGGCTATATCGAGGCCGACGAGGCTACCGGCGGCGCCACCTCCATCGAAGGCGTCTACGCCGGCGGCGACATCGTCACCGGCGCGGCCACCGTCATCCTCGCCATGGGCGCCGGCAAGACGGCCGCCCAGGCGATCGACGAATATCTGACCGCCAAAGCCGCCAAGTAG
- the tnpA gene encoding IS200/IS605 family transposase: MKLDISSLAHTKWECKYHVVFAPKYRRQIIYGKIKQDIGLMLRKLCAYKGIEILKAEACKDHVHMLLSIPPKYSISQVMGYLKGKSSLMIYEKYANLKYKYGNRHFWCRGYYVSTVGRNKNAIETSIRNQLQEDHAEEQLTIKEYVDPFTGKPAQEGK, translated from the coding sequence ATGAAACTTGACATAAGTAGTTTAGCACACACGAAGTGGGAGTGTAAGTATCACGTGGTATTTGCGCCGAAGTATCGCCGCCAGATCATCTACGGGAAGATCAAACAAGACATTGGCTTGATGCTGAGAAAACTGTGCGCGTACAAAGGAATCGAAATATTGAAGGCGGAAGCATGTAAAGATCACGTCCACATGTTGCTGAGTATACCGCCCAAATACAGCATATCACAGGTGATGGGTTACTTGAAAGGTAAAAGCAGCCTGATGATTTATGAGAAGTACGCGAATCTGAAGTACAAATATGGCAATCGACATTTCTGGTGCCGCGGTTATTACGTAAGCACGGTAGGACGCAACAAGAATGCAATAGAGACCTCCATCAGGAATCAATTACAGGAAGATCATGCCGAGGAACAGTTGACGATCAAAGAGTACGTTGACCCGTTTACGGGTAAGCCGGCACAGGAAGGCAAGTAG